The proteins below come from a single Harpia harpyja isolate bHarHar1 chromosome 2, bHarHar1 primary haplotype, whole genome shotgun sequence genomic window:
- the COPS4 gene encoding COP9 signalosome complex subunit 4 isoform X3 — protein MVNENVSLVISRQLLTDFCTHLPSLPDSTAKEIYHFTLEKIQPRVISFEEQVASIRQHLASIYEKEEDWRNAAQVLVGIPLETGQKQYNVDYKLETYLKIARLYLEDDDPVQAEAYINRASLLQNESTNEQLQIHYKVCYARVLDYRRKFIEAAQRYNELSYKSIVHETERLEALKHALHCTILASAGQQRSRMLATLFKDERCQQLAAYGILEKMYLDRIIRGNQLQEFAAMLMPHQKATTADGSSILDRAVIEHNLLSASKLYNNITFEELGALLEIPAAKAEKIASQMITEGRMNGFIDQIDGIVHFETREALPTWDKQIQSLCFQVNNLLEKISQTAPEWTAQAMEAQMAQ, from the exons TGGTGAACGAGAATGTCAGTCTAGTGATCTCACGTCAGCTACTGACAGATTTCTGTACCCATCTTCCAAGTCTTCCTGACAGCACGGCCAAAGAAATTTACCACTTCACCTTGGAAAAGATACAGCCTAGAGTAATTTCATTTGAAGAGCAG gTCGCTTCAATAAGGCAACATCTTGCATCAATCTATGAGAAAGAAGAAGACTGGAGAAATGCAGCGCAAGTATTGGTGGGGATCCCTTTGGAAACAGGGCAAAA ACAATACAATGTAGATTATAAACTGGAGACCTACCTGAAAATTGCCAGGCTGTATCTGGAGGATGATGACCCAGTTCAAGCAGAAGCTTATATTAATCGAGCTTCCCTGCTTCAGAATGAATCAACTAATGAACAGCTGCAAATCCATTATAAG GTTTGCTATGCTCGAGTTCTTGATTACAGAAGAAAGTTCATTGAGGCTGCCCAAAGATACAATGAGCTCTCCTATAAGAGCATAGTCCATGAAACGGAGCGACTGGAGGCATTGAAGCATGCTTTGCATTGTACTATTTTGGCATCAGCAG GACAACAGCGTTCTCGCATGCTTGCTACACTCTTCAAGGATGAGAGATGCCAGCAGCTTGCAGCCTATGGGATCTTGGAGAAAATGTATCTTGACAGAATTATCCGTGGAAATCAACTGCAAGAGTTTGCAGCTATGCTAATGCCTCACCAGAAAGCAACTACAGCTGATG GCTCCAGTATCCTGGACAGAGCTGTTATTGAACACAACTTACTATCTGCGAGCAAACTTTACAACAACATTACTTTTGAAGAGCTTGGAGCATTGCTAGAGATCCCTGCAGCTAAG gCAGAAAAGATAGCTTCTCAGATGATAACCGAGGGTCGCATGAACGGATTCATTGATCAGATTGACGGAATTGTTCATTTTGAAA CCCGTGAAGCTTTGCCAACTTGGGACAAGCAGATTCAGTCACTGTGTTTCCAGGTTAACAACCTGCTGGAGAAGATAAGTCAGACAGCCCCAGAATGGACAGCGCAGGCAATGGAGGCCCAGATGGCTCAGTGA